Proteins encoded within one genomic window of Macrotis lagotis isolate mMagLag1 chromosome 3, bilby.v1.9.chrom.fasta, whole genome shotgun sequence:
- the LOC141519497 gene encoding olfactory receptor 5B12-like, giving the protein MTSLKNRSEMSEFILTGLTDDPELQVPLFIIFTLIYLITLVGNLGIIVLIFWDSCLHTPMYFFLSNLSLIDFGYSSAVTPVVMVSLIKGKMTISFKGCAAQLFVFGAFSASETLLLASMAYDRYAAICKPLHYTTIMTSTLCTHLVSGAYVCGFLASSIFVGETFSLSFCRSNIIHHFFCDIPPLLVISCSDTHISESVIVSVGAFTVLFPFLVILTSYLLIFNTILKIRSSEGRQKGFSTCASHLTAVTLYYGTVIFMYFQPSSNHSMDTDKVVSVFYSTVIPMLNPLVYSLRNKDVKNAFRKAVRGQLN; this is encoded by the coding sequence ATGACGTCTCTGAAGAACAGATCCGAAATGAGTGAGTTCATCCTTACAGGATTAACAGATGATCCAGAGCTTCAGGTTCCTCTCTTCATAATATTCACCCTCATCTATCTCATCACCTTGGTAGGGAACCTGGGGATCATAGTCCTAATCTTTTGGGATTCCTGCCTCCATACccccatgtattttttccttagtaACCTCTCTCTGATTGATTTTGGCTATTCCTCAGCTGTTACTCCTGTGGTGATGGTCAGTCTCATCAAAGGTAAAATGACCATCTCTTTTAAAGGATGTGCTGCACAGTTATTTGTCTTTGGGGCCTTTTCTGCTAGTGAAACTCTCCTCTTAGCCTCAATGGCTTATGATCGCTATGCAGCTATCTGTAAACCCCTACATTACACTACCATCATGACATCAACTCTATGTACACATCTGGTCAGTGGGGCTTATGTCTGTGGCTTTCTGGCTTCCTCCATATTTGTAGGAGAGACTTTTAGCCTTTCCTTCTGTAGGTCCAATATTATCCATCATTTTTTCTGTGATATCCCCCCTCTTCTCGTTATTTCTTGCTCTGATACTCACATCAGTGAATCAGTAATCGTCAGTGTAGGGGCATTCACTGTTTTGTTCCCATTCCTTGTCATTCTTACTTCTTATTTATTAATCTTCAACACCATCCTGAAAATCCGTTCTTCTGAAGGTCGTCAAAAAGGCTTCTCCACTTGTGCATCTCACCTCACAGCAGTGACTTTATACTACGGGACAGTCATCTTCATGTACTTCCAACCCAGCTCAAACCATTCAATGGATACAGATAAAGTTGTTTCAGTGTTCTACAGCACGGTCATCCCTATGTTGAACCCTCTAGTCTATTCTCTAAGGAACAAAGATGTCAAAAATGCTTTTAGGAAAGCTGTGAGGGGACAACTAAATTAA